In Erigeron canadensis isolate Cc75 chromosome 1, C_canadensis_v1, whole genome shotgun sequence, a single window of DNA contains:
- the LOC122580622 gene encoding nucleolin-like, with product MEHKSMQSHTNKYEQAKRLRVQDNQKRLQALGLQNIAKSLTSLIESDKAKKKKKIPMDNSEKDGEDMPSSEFDDDAEQDYQEEAATKIPKMKQHTKYIAPMSMNRFANLAKKRCIAPNVSRANIFRISHAEGTTVFEANEAQDDAEADDIEDMDVNDVYEEQDSSEDDEDEDMDDLPNENDSENEDNELVDEELEVPEYEAEHEEHEVPEPENEAQHEVQQVGNEADESEKNKDNRQEKKMVQVTGKKSYARVREDLKASLRRDPSRMEMFESCFSKGGTTKMQKLQCNCK from the exons ATGGAACATAAAAGTATGCAAAGCCATACAAATAAATATGAACAGGCTAAAAGGTTGAGGGTTCAAGACAACCAAAAGAGATTACAGGCTTTGGGACTGCAAAATATTGCTAAGTCTTTGACAAGTCTAATAGAAAGTGACaaagcaaagaaaaagaaaaagataccAATGGATAACAGTGAGAAAGATGGAGAGGATATGCCTAGTTCGGAGTTTGACGATGATGCTGAGCAAGATTACCAAGAAGAAGCTGCTACAAAAATTCCTAAAATG AAACAACATACAAAATACATTGCGCCAATGTCCATGAATAGATTTGCTAATTTAGCAAAGAAACGATGCATTGCTCCAAATGTCTCCCGTGCTAACATCTTCAGAATCTCACATGCAGAAGGGACAA ctGTTTTTGAAGCAAATGAAGCACAAGATGATGCTGAAGCCGATGACATTGAAGACATGGATGTGAATGACGTTTATGAAGAACAAGATAGttctgaagatgatgaagatgaagacatGGATGATTTACCAAATGAGAATGATTCAGAAAATGAGGACAATGAACTTGTTGACGAAGAGCTTGAAGTTCCAGAATATGAAGCTGAGCATGAAGAGCATGAAGTTCCAGAACCAGAAAATGAAGCCCAACATGAAGTTCAACAAGTAGGAAATGAAGCAG ATGAAAGTGAAAAAAACAAGGACAATCGGCAAGAAAAGAAGATGGTGCAAGTAActggaaaaaaaagttatgcTCGAGTTCGTGAAGATCTAAAG GCATCTTTGAGACGAGATCCAAGTCGGATGGAAATGTTTGAGTCATGTTTCTCCAAAGGTGGAACTACCAAAATGCAGAAGCTTCAATGCAATTGTAAGTAA